One Myotis daubentonii chromosome 3, mMyoDau2.1, whole genome shotgun sequence genomic window carries:
- the SH3BGR gene encoding SH3 domain-binding glutamic acid-rich protein isoform X1, with product MVIKVFVATSSGSIAIRKKQQEVVGFLEANKIDFKEFDIAGDEDNRKWMRENVPGEKKPQNGIPLPPQIFNEEQYCGDFDSFFSAKEENIIYSFLGLAPPPGSKATKPPEEEASLPNGEVVGEAQSTAEGTEKAGESGENEAPKEDKEDEGDLTGAQEEKAGEVTEEGAEGDAEGEEAEKGEEGGEEAGEEEEAGEDS from the exons ATTAGGAAAAAACAGCAAGAAGTAGTGGGCTTTCTGGAAGCTAATAAAATCGACTTTAAGGAATTTGATATAGCCGGAGATGAAGACAACAGGAAGTGGATGAGAGAGAACGTCCCTGGAGAGAAAAAACCTCAAAACGGAATCCCTTTGCCTCCCCAGATCTTCAACGAAGAGCAGTATTGTGGG GATTTTGATTCTTTCTTCTCCGCAAAAGAAGagaatattatttattcattccttgGTTTGGCTCCCCCTCCAGGCTCAAAG GCGACAAAGCCGCCCGAGGAAGAAGCGTCCCTGCCCAATGGCGAGGTCGTGGGCGAGGCGCAGAGCACCGCAGAG GGAACAGAGAAGGCTGGAGAAAGTGGAGAAAATGAGGCACCAAAGGAGGACAAGGAAGATGAGGGCGACCTCACCGGAGCCCAAGAGGAGAAG GCAGGAGAGGTAACGGAGGAGGGAGCAGAAGGGGACGcggagggagaggaagctgaaaaaggagaagaaggaggagaagaagcaggagaagaagaagaagcaggagAAGATTCTTAG